From Piscinibacter gummiphilus:
TCTTCCCCATGGACGACAATGCGACCTGGGAAAAGAACGCGGCCACGCTGCGCAATCTGCATGCATTGAGGGAGCGCCTGCGCGCCCTTGAAAAGAAGACCCCATGACGACCATGATCGACATCCACCAAATCCTGAAGACGCTGCCGCACCGCTACCCCATCTTGTTGGTGGACCGGGTGCTGTCGCTCGAGAAGAACAAGCGCATCCAGGCGATCAAGAACGTCAGCATCAACGAGCCGTACTTCAACGGCCACTTCCCGCACCGCCCGGTGATGCCGGGCGTGCTGATGCTGGAAGCGCTGGCCCAGGCCGCGGCCATCCTTGCCATCGAGACGATGGGCATCAAGCTCGACGAC
This genomic window contains:
- the fabZ gene encoding 3-hydroxyacyl-ACP dehydratase FabZ, giving the protein MIDIHQILKTLPHRYPILLVDRVLSLEKNKRIQAIKNVSINEPYFNGHFPHRPVMPGVLMLEALAQAAAILAIETMGIKLDDQTVFYFAGIDGARFKRPVEPGDQLVLEVDLDRMKAGVCRFKARGLVAGELAVEAELTCTMRRVA